From one Thermoplasmatales archaeon genomic stretch:
- a CDS encoding glycosyltransferase family 4 protein, whose translation MNITILACEGKETTGLVTYSRNVTKELLKMNDRIKMIPISSLEFKVGERLVGGYIFSGLKFAKIFAKKIDGDIVHSLDLQVIHPKTNIVTLHDLTALYRSKLEKYLYKFLLTRLGHMKKIITPTNYIADNVAKITGVNREKFITVYYGLNHKMFYPSNKTPEEIAQDKYNLVHVGEVRERKNIHLILEAITALGEGYRFIHIGPDRELNYKEKCLEIARKNDIDFINIGYLSQEKIKDYYTHADLFVFPSKDEGFGLPPLEAMACGTTSVVSNIPVFREIYKNSVYYSELNPNELADKIEYAVKHKKPKNELISYAKKFTWEKAAENLLKIYEEASEK comes from the coding sequence AGAAACAACGGGCTTGGTAACATATTCAAGAAATGTAACAAAAGAATTATTAAAAATGAATGATAGAATAAAAATGATTCCTATCTCCTCTCTTGAATTTAAGGTAGGGGAAAGATTGGTTGGAGGATATATATTTTCTGGTTTAAAATTTGCAAAAATATTTGCAAAAAAAATAGATGGAGACATTGTTCATTCATTGGATTTGCAAGTAATTCATCCAAAAACAAATATTGTTACACTACATGATTTAACAGCTCTTTATAGAAGTAAACTAGAAAAGTATCTTTATAAGTTTCTTTTAACAAGATTGGGACACATGAAAAAAATAATCACTCCAACAAATTATATCGCAGATAATGTTGCCAAGATAACAGGTGTTAATAGAGAAAAATTTATTACTGTATACTATGGATTAAATCATAAAATGTTTTATCCATCTAATAAAACTCCAGAAGAAATAGCACAGGATAAGTATAACTTGGTTCATGTTGGAGAAGTAAGAGAAAGAAAAAATATTCATTTAATATTAGAGGCAATTACAGCGTTGGGAGAAGGATATAGATTTATTCACATTGGACCAGATAGAGAATTAAATTATAAAGAAAAATGTCTTGAAATAGCGAGGAAAAATGATATTGATTTTATTAATATTGGGTATCTCTCACAAGAAAAAATAAAGGATTATTATACCCATGCAGATTTATTTGTCTTTCCTTCAAAGGATGAAGGATTTGGATTGCCTCCTCTTGAAGCAATGGCATGTGGAACAACAAGTGTGGTTTCAAATATTCCAGTTTTTAGAGAGATATATAAAAACAGTGTTTATTATTCCGAATTAAATCCGAACGAGTTGGCTGATAAAATAGAATACGCAGTGAAGCATAAAAAACCAAAAAATGAATTAATTTCATATGCAAAAAAATTTACTTGGGAAAAAGCTGCTGAAAATTTACTTAAAATTTATGAAGAAGCTTCAGAAAAGTGA